The sequence aataaaaaattgggaTTTACCTGGCTTAACTTTTAAATACTCTTCAAATTTCTCACGTTCATAATCAGCACTACAGGCATTTAATGCTCGTCGCTGTGCAGTTATTGTGAAATTTGCCATGTCAAGTTTCATCAAACtcaaattctaaaaacaaatatttattaatataatatataagaactcAAATAGTTACTAAttgttaagtaaaataaataccaatggcatccaacatatatattttaatttttaaataccaatatttaaattaataagtagatGTCTTAACTTAAACAACTGTTAATGTAAACAACAGTCTACCAAAGCAGTAAAgcactaatagtaatattacaatatattacatttttaaaataggtatctaataattagtataatattttcaaaaatgaatagcaatttaatttacttaaaaatgttaatagttataGTCTATGagtgaaatttcaaaataaaaaatatgtataaaatataaatgttgtacaaagtactcattaaattattgaataaatgtacTTTTTTGTCTCAAGAAAAATGtctatacttgtatatttttaataatttgccataaataaataaagaatttgataattataaatattctgtaaatattaaattatatttaaacatctaatttattttaaattataagtactttGCAAATAAACTTAATCTATTATTTGCTTTTAACACTATCAGATCATTTGATCAAATTTCGAATTAGAATAATCTAACTTCCTTCAACCTtatgttatcataaaattaatttttctaaatctttgtatgattaatttttattataactattttgcataaggaatttgttaaaaaaaaaaaaataataataatacatttataatttatttaaaaataatgatgtaaatatacataatatacggatTACTTAAATTTCAACTATGCAACCAAAAATTACATATCACTTAGGTGTCCCGTAGTTACGTACGACCTAAGCAATTTGCAGTGCCCTTAAAGTGTCAGACTATGCATACGGGTGTAagacttatttataatttatctttttacttacattttttaatgataattatatgattgaaaatgttaaaataattttagtaaattttaattgcCACATATACTGAAAAGCAGAATGTCAACAGTGTTTTAACCACATTACCATTCGATCAGAGAACCctcatcaaaaattaaaataaattacatatgattataatgttacaaaaaataaatgtatgcatttaaaataaaatttaataaaaataagccaTAGCGTATTGAACAAACCTTTTGAAActgacatttattttacaatatagcactaatttttatttttattaaaattgtaaaataattattaatctgctttaatttcaaactaatataaaaataatagaataagaaaatttaccttttttatgttatataatatcttctatcttcatatataatataacagtttccacctatttttttttttttagattattttattgaacaatcTATATCATAGGAACCTTGTCAATGACAATTATTTCCAACTATTTTagattacatattacatttaaaagactatttctaacaatttattgtattaaatacgctaattaaaattattttgcattaatttaatattataattgttaacctTATAAAActgttactaataataatatgttatctcataatttattctgtggtataataaaacatttagattaattattCAGACTATCATATAGGCAATTATTTCATTtcactaattaaattaattattgcaactattattataataacaaattattaaaattacttaatcaaagtaaataaaataataagtagacaagtaaatattattttatcagttgCAAACATTCAAGTAATTATTTGATtctataatttagtaatttacctCTGTTATTCCTTTAAATATATCAACAGGATCATTTAATTGTGATAGTGCACGTATTGAATCGTCTCGTACTGGAGCACATATTTTTGACATCAAATTCAgaataaattttgtataatactaatgacaagaaaatatataagttaagaCAATCAATATTTCTAACTTTATtggttatgttattttatagttacgtCAAAATCTAAAGAGTTATTGTCTATCTGTGTTTGTATAAGCTCTACATCTAAAACTTGACTAATTTCTTCTTTTAATTTAGTATGCTGGTCCAACAACAAACTTGATAAgctctataaacattttattttcttaaaattagtaaaattactaaaatagtaaacaaaaaatgttacttACTGTTCGTATTTCGGATAAAAGTGTCATAGCCTGAGTGTATTCGGGGGGGTCATTGTTTAATTGCTCCCGCAACAACTCCCAAAATGCTTTGTGCATTGTGTCTTTGACTTGTTTCATTAAACTGATAGAATAAAacacattcataaaaaaataaaaaagaattatacatgttatgtttataatactatgttCAATTAATTACTAGTTTTACCTATTATTTGGTGGTTCTTGAGGTTCcaacttaaaattttcattaacaGCTATCTCGTGGACAAGAGCAATATCTTCCAATTTTTTTGCAGCTAGCATAATTTCAGGTAATGATAAGAACCTTGGAGGTGAAGCagcagttatattatttaacctgaagattataataaaagatataaaataaataaaaaataaaaatactataatcttAAACTATTACATTTCTTGACGAGCTCCGGGAATAGGTCTATTTGGTGTTGATTTATTATCTTCATCATTATTGGATGTATTTTCTGAACTCATTTTAAATGTGtgtaaaataagatttaataactgcaagaaaaaaaaaattaaaaaattttaaaataaattatttatctatatttaaaaaatgttttggtaaattagattattataaaataaataagtcaaaAACTTTTCAAAGTAAGCcaataaccattatacattttaaggtacCTATATCTATGTACATAGATTTGGTCATGATGTTTTTctagttattagtaatattgtTCAACACAAATAGCTCTAAtagaataaatgataataacccAATACTCATTTTTGTGTATTTCATTACAAAAATGTTCtatatgatattacattattgcCTTCGGGAAGAATTTTTCTatgttaactatatattaattcaataatggATAATAATGgcttttatagtaaaataagtatcaataacaaaatttaaccaATCAAATACCacaaattagaaatattaataatagacattatattttttagaaagcaTTCATCATAATAGATACGACTTTcccataacaatattaattatgtataaaatataaattatgtaaaattatatcagtttaaataactaaaatcaaaaaaaaaattttaattttcctaaaccgttaactaaaaattatgaatattgaaattattaataaattgacacCAAATATGaggaaataaactaaattacattttataaaacaaaacaaaaaaaaattactttagatTTATTGCTATCTAGATATAAtccaaaataatgtataatatttagtacctTTTTGAAGATTAATCAATATACAGAGTACTTACATAGTAGGTAAATGAAATTAGatgacaaaaaataacaaaataataaaatagtaaaaaaaaattacgagtCTTATTAAGTACgtacagaaaaaatat is a genomic window of Rhopalosiphum padi isolate XX-2018 chromosome 4, ASM2088224v1, whole genome shotgun sequence containing:
- the LOC132930310 gene encoding T-complex protein 11-like protein 1 — its product is MSSENTSNNDEDNKSTPNRPIPGARQEMLNNITAASPPRFLSLPEIMLAAKKLEDIALVHEIAVNENFKLEPQEPPNNSLMKQVKDTMHKAFWELLREQLNNDPPEYTQAMTLLSEIRTSLSSLLLDQHTKLKEEISQVLDVELIQTQIDNNSLDFDYYTKFILNLMSKICAPVRDDSIRALSQLNDPVDIFKGITENLSLMKLDMANFTITAQRRALNACSADYEREKFEEYLKVKPDALNLTAEWLKRHINFEKTTESYHDIVVRAYMEIFDWDEHVLFPEALSLDKDRYLATNKMLNLLILAASTFIVTISTTTSIMPNNMEFKKNLKNLILSVLKENDSNNKNVLSNIVEHIVLCCNKHLCIFNPDGPPVLPDMINTLETQVLLIQNPDNKIKTLVEKRFKEFITAVISSDNAVPQQCPLGLSAFKDELAAVTGSFLHLITYNRKVFSKFYDDILKNLLNQCD